ATGCATTCTTGGTTATTGCTTTGATTGGACGATTATTCTCAATGCAGGCATTTTTAAGAAAATGCTCGGCGAGCAATGGGATATCTTCCAATCTCTCGCGCAATGGAGGTATATAAATTGTTAAAACATTTAAACGATGATACAAATCTTCGCGAAACTGCTTTTCTTTTACGAGTTTTATTAAATTCTGATTAGTAGCGGCAATAATGCGGACATCAATCTTGATCCGTTCGGTTCCCCCCAGCCTCACAATCTCTTTATCTTCAATCGCACTTAAGACCTTTGCCTGAGTTGACAGGCTCATATCACCGATTTCATTGAGGAATATTGTGCCATTATTGGCAAGCTCAAATTGCCCGTATTTGCGCCGAAAGGCGCCAGTAAATGCGCCTTTTTCATAACCGAATAATTCACTCTCAATCAATTCTTTGGGCAGGGCAGCACAATTCACTTTTATGAACGATTTACCTGCCCTCGGGCTCTTTAGATGGATATTATGAGCAACGAGGTCTTTACCGGTGCCGGTTTCTCCCAAAATTAAGACCGTGGTATTGGTTGGTGCAGCTTTCTCAATCAAGTTCAATACTCTTTTTATCCCCTCTGATTCACCGATTATTCGGTATTCCTTCAAGATTTCTGACTTTAATCCTACGCTCTGCCTTTTTAATTCAATCTTTTCCCGGACATTTTTAATCGTCGTGAGGATACGATTTACCTCCAGAGGTTTTTCAATAAAATCCTCGGCACCATTCTTTACTGCTTCAACCGCGGTTGATATCGTTCCAAATGCCGAAATCATTATAACCGAAATATCGGGGTCAAAATCTTTAATCTTTTTTAAAAGATTCAAGCCATCTATATCAGGCAATTTTACATCCAACAATACTAAATCAATCTGATCTTTTTGAATTTTTCTCAAACCATCTGTGCCATTGGTGGCAAAATCAGCTATATAACCTTCGTTTTCAAGAATATCTTTGAGAATCTCACAAATCTTTGTTTCATCATCTATTATCAGGATTTTATATTTCTGTTTTTCCGAGTTTATCAAATGCTTCTCCTATTTTAATCAACAGGCAAAAGAACGGTTATTATAGTTCCGACGCCAATCTTACTTGATATTTCAATCTTACCCCGGTGGACTTCAATGATTTTCTGGGTTATGACCAAGCCGAGTCCTGTTCCATTCTTTTTGGTAGTATAAAATGGTTT
The window above is part of the candidate division WOR-3 bacterium genome. Proteins encoded here:
- a CDS encoding sigma-54 dependent transcriptional regulator, with protein sequence MINSEKQKYKILIIDDETKICEILKDILENEGYIADFATNGTDGLRKIQKDQIDLVLLDVKLPDIDGLNLLKKIKDFDPDISVIMISAFGTISTAVEAVKNGAEDFIEKPLEVNRILTTIKNVREKIELKRQSVGLKSEILKEYRIIGESEGIKRVLNLIEKAAPTNTTVLILGETGTGKDLVAHNIHLKSPRAGKSFIKVNCAALPKELIESELFGYEKGAFTGAFRRKYGQFELANNGTIFLNEIGDMSLSTQAKVLSAIEDKEIVRLGGTERIKIDVRIIAATNQNLIKLVKEKQFREDLYHRLNVLTIYIPPLRERLEDIPLLAEHFLKNACIENNRPIKAITKNAYQYLKLYHWPGNVRELKYLMEKLAILVAKTELNTDDIAPILEEVKKDTKVQYNIDVAKEELERNYILQALRQAGGHMGKAAEILGIDRSTLFRKIKKLGIKI